The genomic stretch TAGATGGGTCTTGCAAAGAATGAAATTTAAAGCTGGTAATCCGCAAACAATTTCTGCTTGAATCATCAAACTACTGGGTCGCCATTGTTAGCGTACCAAAGAAACAGGTACCCCATACCCAAAATTCTGTGCATCGTCTACCCTACTTCTCAAAGCTCTGAAGGCGTACACGTGCTGTGAGAGAAGCGCAGACTGACACTGCTAAGTGGTGTAGCGACTAGTCCGTAAATAGACGAGATGCCTAAATATCACGTGCTTTCGTGGCATCGCTCTATCACGACGCGTCGCGAGTTCCCCGCCTTGTCGCAGGAGCCTAGTCGATGAATCGCACATTTGCCACCTCCTACTACTCGAGTTGATGGACCTGCATTCAGTTCCTTGTCCTTTTTCGACAACCTCCCTGAATTTGCCACCAGCGGCGTCAACGCGATCGATTCGACGCGGCTTATCGGCGTAAACTTGCCAGGGGTACATGTCATGCATCCCGCCCTTGATTACTTGCATAGTTAGAGTACTCTTCTTCTCACCCCTCTCGAGGTTTCATCGCCTTCCATTTCCCTCTTTACCAGACTTTCGCTCGCTGCGCACTTTGTCACCTCTCGCCACCATCGCGCTTGCTTTTCTTTCACTCTACGACTACAATGCCGCCCAGGCGATCAAACCGCAAGTCGACGGTCAGCGTTGTCAACGACGTCGCCCCTGCACCTTCGCCTTCGCGCGCAGCAAGTGAGTGTGGCCGAATTCAGGGTCCAATGTTTGGCGATTGCTATGCATTGATTTGGTGCTAACGCCCCATAGCATTGGTAGATTCTACAACCACCGACAGTCGCCACAGGCAACAGCGCACTCGCTCCACTCGTTCTTTTGTACCTAATTCTTCCGATCAAGAGGAAGAATCGCACGACATTGAGGAGCCCGAAGAACAAACCCACGTTCGCCGTGTTCTCAAGGAGGTTTCAATCCCCGTCATGAAGTCTAAGAAGGCGCCTCAAGCAGGCGGACGTCTCGCAAGGCTTAACGCACAACAAGCTGAACAGGAGAGCTCGACTGACTCACCTTCTTTGGAGAATTCAGACGCTGAGACACCGGGAACAAGCATTGCGACAACGCCAGCGGCCTCTGTCAGTCGTGGCAAGAGGTCTACGCGCAAGGGGAAGAAAGCTCCTACGCCCTCGCAAAGCACCTCTTCCGGCCTCAAAAGATCGCGCAATGCCGTACCAGATTCAGAATCGGAAGATATAGCCCTCGACATGGACGCCGAAATCGCCCTACAAATGCAGCTGGAGGACGAAATGGACGTGGTATCACACAAGCGCCGCAAGATCAAGGACGAAGAGGACATCGACATGCTCTCTGAGGATGAGCCGTTGATAAAGTCGACGCGGAAGAGAGTGCCTTCGTATACCGGCAAGGGCAAGGGAAAAGCCAAGGCTGAAGACCTTCACGGCGAGGCAGATTCATTGTTGGACGAGCTGAGTTCGCCACCACCATACAAAGGCAAGGGCAAAGGCAAGGCTGAAGAGGTCTCGAGCAAGCGCCGTCGCTCTGTTCGCTCCAGTGCTAAGAAGGTGGGCAAGTTCACAGAAGACGACATGTTGGATGATGACGAGTCTGATGGCGGTGAATTCCATCTTGAATCTGACGACGAGTCGGTAAACGATGTTGATTCGGCGCCACCCACCGATTGTGAGGACAGCGACCTACCTCTTGCGATGAGTTCACGCCTTAAGAAGCTTGTTGCAGAGAATCCAACAAAGGTCGCTCGTAAGAAGAAGCTTACAGCTAAAGACAAGACCGAAGCAAACCGCCGGCGGGCTAGATTCGCACACATTGCGGATAAGTGGGAGCGCAAGCGTGCCATGAACCGTGAGCGAGCAGAGCAGCAGCACCCAAAGCTGATCACCATGTGGGATGACCTGCAAAAGATTCCAGTTCTCGAAGTCCAAAAGGCCGAGCAACCAAAGTCCATCAACCGCCGACTCAAACCTTTTCAGCTTGAGGGGCTTAGTTGGATGATACGCCAAGAACAGACTCACTACAAAGGCGGTCTGCTTGGAGATGAGATGGGCATGGGAAAAACTATCCAGGCTGTCTCTTTGATCATGTCTGATTACCCTGCGAAGCAACCTACACTAGTCTGCGTTCCTCCAGTCGCTCTCATGCAGTGGTCGAACGAGATTCGCGAGTACACCGACAACAAGCTCAAGGTTCTCGTGTATCATGGCACGAATGCAAAATGCAAGAAGATGACAGTGAAGGAGCTGAAGTCGTATGACGTCATCATGGTTTCCTACAACTCCTTGGAGTCATTGCACCGCAAAGAGACCAAGGGATGGTCCCGTGGAGAGGATATAATCAAAGAAGCATCGCCACTCCATGCTATCCACTACCACCGTCTTATCTTGGACGAAGCGCACAGCATCAAGTCTCGCAACACGGGTGTAGCGAAAGCCTGCTTTGCGCTGACTAGTAACTACAAGTGGTGTCTGTCTGGAACGCCAGTTCAGAATCGTATTGGAGAGTTCTTTTCGCTTCTCCGTTTCCTAGAAGTCCGTCCGTTTGCAGACTACTTCTGCCGCTCCTGCGATTGCGAGAAACTGCACTGGGCTACTGATGACGATCACATGTGCGTTGCTTGCAACCACGGTGCATCTGAGCACATTTCGGTGTTCAATCAGGAGCTGCTAAACCCCATCACAGGAGATGATGTCCAGCTTCGTGAGGAAGCCTTGACAAAGCTTCATCTGATCACCGCTCGCATCATGTTGCGACGCATGAAGCGTGACCACACAAGCTCGATGGAGCTGCCGATGAAGGACATTATTATTCATAATGAGTTCTTCAGCGAGGTGGAGCGCGACTTCTCGACTTCCATCATGTCCAACTCGGCTCGCAAGTTTGATACGTATGTTGCTCAGGGTGTCATGCTCAACAACTACGCCAACATCTTCGGTCTGATTATGCAGATGCGTCAGGTTGCTAATCACCCTGATCTGCTGCTGAAGAAGAACGCTGTTGAAGGTGCAGGCAATGTCTACGTGTGCAACATTTGTGATGAGCCTGCCGAGGATGCAGTCCGTTCTCACTGTCGTCACGAATTCTGCCGTGCTTGCATCAAAGACTTGATGGATACGTGTGAGGCTTCCGGAACCGAGGCCGACTGTCCCCGCTGTCATATCGCTCTGTCAATCGACTTTGAGCAGCCGGAGCTTGAGCAAGATGAGGACTCTGTCAAGAAGACCTCGATCATCAACCGCATCAAGATGGAGAACTGGACTTCCTCTACGAAGATTGAGATGCTCGTCTATGATCTCTATAAGCTGCGCAGCAAGAAGCAGACGCTCAAGTCGATTGTGTTCAGTCAGTTCACATCAATGTTGCAGCTCATTGAGTGGCGTCTCCGTCGCGCAGGTTTCAACACAGTCATGTTGGATGGAAGCATGACGCCTGCTCAACGCCAAAAGAGCATTGACCACTTCATGACGAACCCGGATGTTGAGGTCTTCCTCGTTTCGCTCAAGGCTGGTGGTGTCGCTCTCAACTTGACGGAAGCGTCGAGAGTGTTCATTGTCGATCCGTAAGTCTGATCACGTTCCTGTATATGACGTACCTGTTAACATATTCGTAGATGGTGGAACCCAGCTGCTGAGTGGCAATCTGCCGATCGTTGCCATCGTATCGGTCAGCGACGCCCTTGTGTCATCACGCGTCTCTGCGTTGAAGACAGTGTAGAGTCGCGCATGGTAGCGCTGCAAGAGAAGAAGGCAGCTATGATTGCTGGTACTATCAACAACGACAAGGTTGCCATGGATCGCTTGAGTCCAGAGGACCTGCAGTTCTTGTTCCGCGGTACTTAGTCATCTAGAGGCGATGACTTTTCGATATACTAAGGGGTGTGTGCATGAAAGAGTGTTCGAGTATAGGTTTTTTTCTCTGGTAGGCGCATTACAACTAAAAGGTGGAGCATGGGCGGGGGCGTATAATCACGCTCCAGATTACGGGCGGTTCTTTTCATACAATCATGGCAACGGCCATGCACTCAGTACCAGAAGCGCAGTTCAGTCAAGGCACGGAAGATGCATTTCATTCCAACAGTGTGTTCGTAGTAGATTCAATTTCAGAGACAACATCTTACATCACTCTTTATCCCATCGTGACCTTCTTCGGCTTCACGTCCATACACGTGATACCCAGACAAGAATCTGGCTTACATAAACATTGCGACAAGAAACGACAAGCAGAAACAAGCATCATCTTTGTCTTGGGACCTAGCACGTCTCGCGCGTTGCAGACCCGCGATGCAGCGCTTTGTTTACGCGCTCAATGACGTAACCCCATCGCTTACCCTACCCCAGACTATCCAGCACCCAGCCCAGCGTATACCTACCTCGTATCTTTACACAAAATAATCCCTATATAAACCCATCTCATACCAAATATGCACGTACTCACCCTCTACTATACCATCCCCAGTCAACAAACCCCACACAAACCCTTCCATCACCAGCCCCTGCATACCAACATCCCGATGAACAAACAAAGGCCACCAAAATGACGACTTAATCATCTTGCGTTGTACCTGTGGAAATCATGTATCCGCGGTGCCCCGAGGAGATGCCTAGTAAAACATAAACGGGTCTAGTTTCCCGTACGTAATGTTACGTAACCCTCCCTCCGCAAATGCGCGCAAACGTCACGCGTAACTATGTATTCGGTGTCGGAACGCAGCCCCGTGGTGTCACCAATATCTTTCTTCGCCCATGGACTTTAAGTCGGGAAACCAGGACACCGTGGGTGCAATGGAAAAGCCTGCTGCCCTGCGATGTGGGTAAGTTGGCTACGTACGCGGGGTTCTTTGGGTCGCGGCCGCGCTAGGACGGAGGCTGGTGGCCGGTAGGTAGGATCAATCATGTTTTGTGCGCGTGGGTTGTGTCTTTGTTCGACGTACCGTACCGGTGAGAAAGGACGTATGGGAGCTTGCATCGGGAAGGATAACGTACGGGCGGACGGTAATAATCGAGGCGCATATACCATAGCCGTACATACGCACATGAACGCGCGCTATACATAGGTGCGGTAAGTGGTGGGCTGGCGTTTTCTTTTTAGCTAAAGGGCAAGAGCCGCGTTTCCCGAGGGCGTTTACGTTTTGTATTTATCTTTGTAGCTCTGTGCTTTGCTAGTTATCGGCTTTTGTTGCTTTTGGTGTAGAGTTAGTTGACACTATTATCCTACTCCGCCACCACCATATccacacccacacccacacccCTTACCTTATCTTTCTTGGACAGTGGAAGCGATGGGTATCTTCGGGTTTTCGGGCGCGAGAGAGTGGAATTTCGATCTGGACCGTTATATCAATCGTGTTGTTCCTGCGTCGCAGTTGCCCAAGCTACCAACGCTAGTGGCGAGGTTCCTGGGGTATAGGAAGGAGGCGCAGCAGCAGGATGTCGGGAATGTACTTGGGGCGTTCTGGTCGTTGGTCGGGGCGTTTTGCGGATTGGCGGTTGTGGCGGCTGTGTTTAACAACACGGAGAGTATACAGTGGCATCGTCCTCCAGCGCTGATTGCTTCTTTTGTAAGTCTGGTAGCGAGGGCAGTAACAGGCATGGCTGGAAGCTGACTTTGGGTTTTTTCCTTGCATAGGGTGCTTCTGCGATTCTGGAGTACAACTCGATCCGTTCGCCTCTCGGGCAGCCGCGAAATGCCCTGCTGGGTCATACCTTTTCGGCTCTTATTGGTATCGGCATATCGAAGTTGTTTCAGCACCATTCGGACTACGATTCGGTCAAGTGGGTTGCTGGCGCCATAGCTTGTGGCTGTGCATCCGCTTTTATGCTCTTGACAAATACCGTGCATCCACCCGGTGGTGCATCTGCGGTCCTTGCAGTAACGGAACCTGTTATCACGGCTATGGGCTGGTATTTTGTCGGACTCGTCATGTGGGGTACTACATTGATGCTGGCGGTTGGGCTGATCGTTAATAACATCCAACGCCAATTTCCAATGTACTGGTGGACGCCACTGGATGTACGCAAAGCAAAGCTGCAGGACGAAGAAGTGGTGCCAGATGCAGGCGGCAGCGtagaaagaaagaaagacAGCGAGGAACAAGACTACGACCGAGAAGGACAGCGAATAATAATCAACGGCGCAGAAGTCATACTACCAAATGATTTGAGTCTGAATGCAGAAGAGACCAAGGTGCTGCAGAGGTTGAGAGAACGGTTACGGAAAAGGGTTGATATGGAAGGAAGAGAAACCTGTTTGGAAAAGGAAGATGGCAGTGAAAGGAGTAGTGCTGAGTTTACAATTGTTTCGAGTAATGTTGGGAGTAGCCGGTCTGGTATATAGGCTTATCGCTGGCGAGCATGAGGGAGATAAGGAGGGTATCGCTTGTCGCTTTTCCGAGGAGTACAGGTACAGGGGTATCCACATATAGGCGACTACAAGGTGGGATGATGACTTGGTAGATGTCACAGCGTATACCCAACTGAAAGAGATGCATTTTTATTTCTGAAAATAAACTAGATGTTTCCGTGGTACTCAGGCTGACTACATATGGTCTGGATGCCGTCTCAGTAATAGTGTAAATTTGGTTTGTGGTCAAGTACAGGGATATGTCCTTGGTAACCCACATATTCAACCAAAGCAGTTCAGATGCAAAGTTTTCCAGGGACAAGTACCATGTAAGGGAACGGCATACGAGCACTAAATCGTGAAAATGAAATTTCCAGCCATATATGGGCATGAGCAGCGCCATAGTCCCTGTGTATGGTGGGGGGGCGCTCATTGGCCGTGCACAGCCTTCGCCACATGTCAGAAAATTGTTGCACAGGATCTCATTGTCTGACCGCGCCTTTTAATTTTCACATCCCTATTCTCTCCTTGTGCAAACTACCAGCAACCCAAATTTAATTCTACTCGGCTGCATCCGAGTGTTGGGCGCTGACCAGAATCTCAAACACGGCGTTTGCGGGGCAAAGTTATACCTAGCGGGGCACAGATTGACGTTGTTTCCCAACCCTACGAAATTTCCTCTTTCTTCCACCACGCCCGCGTCTTCATCAATACACCACTAAGACACCATGGTTTCCGCCTCAAAAGCCGCCCGCCAGGCAAAGCGCGCCGCCGACGGCGACGCGAAGCCCAAGAAGACGGCCACTTCCAAGTTGTCGTCCAAGGCCAACTCCAAGAATGCTTCCAAGGCCAACTCTGAGAACGGCGACGAGGCCGAGGATCTCGAGCTGAACGAGGAGGTCAAGAAGCTCACCATGCAGGAAGACAAGCACGGTTTGTCGGACCGTGTCACCACCGGTGTGCTTGCTTCGCTCGAGCAGTCGCGCGACGTCAAGATcatctctgcctcgctcgTGTTCCACGGCAAGGTCCTCTTCAACGACTCAACCCTCGAGATCAACTACGGCCGACGATACGGTCTGTTGGGTGAGAACGGTTGCGGAAAGACGACCCTCCTCAAGGCCATCGACAAGCGCGAGTTCCCCTTCCCCGAGCACATCGACATTTACCTGCTGAACCAGGGTGCCCCCAAGACCGAGTTGGGCGCCTTGGAGTGGGTTGTACGTGAGGCTGAGAACGAGCTGGCTCGTCTCGAGAAGCTGGCAGAGGAGATCCTTGAGAAAGACGGTCCGGAGAGCCCTCTTCTCGACGACATCTACGAGGTATGTAGAAACGACCCGTGATATTTCACTCAACTAACGTTTCGCAGCGTCAAGAAGACATGGACCCATCGACCTTCCACACCCGCGCCTCGCTCATTCTTACCGGTCTCGGTTTCAACAAGGTCACCATCAACAAGAAGACCAAGGACATGTCCGGTGGATGGCGTATGCGTGTCGCGCTCGCCAAGGCTTTGTTCGTCAAGCCCGCCCTCTTGTTGCTCGATGACCCCACAGCCCATTTGGACTTGGAGGCCTGTGTGTGGCTCGAGGAGTACATGAAGAAGTGGGAGCGCACTCTGGTTCTCGTGTCCCACTCCATGGACTTCTTGAACGGTGTCTGCACCAACATGATCGACATGCGCCAAAAGAAGCTTCTCTACTACGGAGGTAACTACGACACATACCACAAGACTCGTACTGAGCAGGAGGTCAATCAGACCAAGGCGTACGAGAAGCAACAAGACGAGATCAAGCACATCAAGAAGTTTATTGCTTCGGCTGGTACCTATGCCAACTTGGTCAGGCAAGCCAAGTCTCGTCAGAAGATTCTGGACAAGATGGAGGCAGACGGTCTCATCGAGCCTGTTCAGGTTGACCGTGTCTTCACTTTCCGTTTCGCCGATGTAGAGAAGCTCCCACCACCAGTACTGTCGCTAGACGACGTTACCTTTTCTTACTCTGGAGATCCAAAGGATAACCTATACGAGAACCTCGACTTTGGTGTCGACATGGACTCGCGAACAGCTCTTGTCGGACCCAATGGTGTCGGAAAGTCGACTCTCCTCAACATCTTCACCGGAAAGCTCAGCCCCACATCCGGTGTTGTTTCGCGCCATACTCACTTGAAGCTCGGTGTATACAGCCAGCACTCTGCTGAACAGCTAGATCTCACCAAGTCTGCTCTTGACTTTGTCCGTGACAAGTTCCACCACATCAGCCAAGATCTCCAGTACTGGCGTCAACAGCTTGGTCGCTATGGTATGACTGGTGAGGCACAAACATCCAAGATGGCCACTCTTTCCGACGGTCAAAAGTCACGTATCGTCTTTGCTCTGTTGGCTATCGAGGGCCCCAACATGTTGCTCCTCGACGAACCTACCAACGGTCTGGATATTCCTACCATTGACAGTTTGGCAGATGCCATCAATGCTTTCAGCGGTGGTGTCGTTGTCGTGTCTCACGACTTCCGGTATGTTCCTCCTTTTTGATTGACAAGACGATATACTGACGTTGAATAGATTGCTTGACAAGATTGCAAAGGATATCATGGTTTGCGAACACAAGACTGTTCGCCGGTGGGATGGCAGCATTGGAGAGTACAAGAACCATCTCCGCAAGAAGATGGCGTCGACTGGTGCTCTTTAAGCGGAGGGTTGAAAGTCATTTTCCAAGTTGCATGCGTCTTCTGAGCAGCGGGACGCGGGTACAAAGCACAAAAAGTAATGGCCTTAGAGCAGGTTTCAGGATACCTCTGCAGTAGGCCGGCAGCTCATCGCTACCTGCGTCAGTGTCGTTCTGCACGGGTAGAGACATCTGGATTATGCGTTATGATGCATTGGGTCTTAGAGGAGTTTTAGAGTTGTCTTATCAATCAGAATCATACCATATAGAAGTTTGTTTGTCATGTCCATCTAGACGTGATGGTGATGACATACAGTAAGAGCGTTTGGATAGTGTGTTTATGATCAAGTGTCTGGCACGTGCCGGTTAGTGAGCTATGCCCTGTGACAAGCACCCCACAAGTTTAACCTCCGCGGTAGTGGAGCTTGGTCGTTAACGCCGAACACCGCAATTCGTCTTTACTCCATCACTTCAATTCTTACTGTTGCCATCATTCCAGCACAGAGAATCTGGGACCCCACAGCTATCTTATAAAGTTTCCACTCATTCAACACACCATCCACCCGACATGGCAGAGCTTATGAGCACAAAGCTCAACGCGGAATCGCATCTGCTACTCGTACGTCTGCAGAGCATCTGCATCAATCACAAGCACAACTAATCTCCCGTCGCAGGACCAACCCCTCCTCCGCACGCCCTATGAGCTCTCCCGGCGCAACTTCAAAAACGCCCAACGCGTCATCGAACACACAACCTCGGCGCTCACAACCTCTCTAACAGCAACCACAAAAGCCGCATCCAAACCCAGCACCTCACCCAACACAACGCTCGAAAGCGTCGACTCGATGCTAACGCGACTACAAACGCTCAAACGCAAACTCCAAGTGCTACACGAAGAAGAAACCAAAATCCACACCTCGGCGAAAGCGCGGCTGCAACACCTGCAAGATCTGTACGACGTACAGTCGCTGGTGGACGTAAAGTACGACGAGTGGAGTCGCACGCGCTTGAGTCGTTTGCTGGTGGATTATTTGTTGCGCGAGGGGTATACGGAGAGTGCGGCGTGTCTTGCGCGTAGTAAAGGGATTGAAGAGCTAGTCGACGTCGATGCTTTTGTTGCGTGCCAGCGTATTGAGCGGAGTCTGAGAGAAGGCATGAGTACGGGGTTAGCGCTGGAGTGGTGTAAGGAGCATGGCAAGGAATTGAAGAAGGTGGGCAGTAAGCTGGAGTTTGAACTAAGGTTCCAGCAGTTTATTGAGTTGGTTAGGGAGGGGCATGCTGCTGCTGAGGAGGGCATGGATGTGGAGGATGGAGGTGTAGGTGTAGGTTCAGGCGTGGATAAATTGGGGGGAGGCGACGGCGCATGCAAAGATGTATTTGACGAAAAGTGGAGGGGATTTTGCGTTGATGGGGAGGGCGGCGGGGTTGTTGGCGTATAAACCTTGTGATGGGGTTGAGCCTTATCATGTAAGTTTTCCCTCTCACTCTATCATCTTCACCTCTACACCCAGCTAACAAACACAACACAGACCCTATACTCCCCAACCCGCTGGTCCCACCTAGCCGACCTCTTCCTCCAAACCCACCACACACTCTACTCTCTCCCACCCCGCCCCCTCCTCCACATCGCCCTCTCCGCCGGCCTGTCCGCCTTGAAAACACCCGCCTGTCACTCCGCCTACACGCCCTCGTCTGCCTCGCCTGACTCCGCTGCTACAACAACAGTCTGCCCAATTTGCAGCACCGAGCTCAACGAACTCGCCCGCAACGTTCCTTACGCTCTGCACACAAAATCTATCGTCGAAGATGCGCCTGTTGTGCTGCCAAACGGGCGTATCTATGGCGAGGAGAGGTTGAGGGTGTTTAATGAGAAGGTTGGGACGGAGAGGGGGTGGGTGAGGGATCCGGTGGGGGGCTTGGGTGGGGAGGTTTGGAGGGAGAGTGAGGTAAGGAAGGTTTATGTTATGTGAGGGGGGAGCTTGTGCTTAGTGGTGTTTTGTTAAGGTTTTACTGGGTATAGTTTATGGGTTATGCGATGGATGGGTATAGCGAGGCGTTTGGGTGTTTGTGGGACTGTCTGTCTGGTATGGCAGGGGCTTTGTGGGCCTGTTTCTTCAACGTCTGCTTGTGTGGCTGTAATGTAGTATAGTGTAGTTGcatcctcaacactaccCCATCAACCAGCACCATCCGATCCCACATAAAAACGCCCTCAATCATCCCCCCCCTCCCATTCCCCATCCCCTCTTTCCAACCCCCTCCTAACAGCCTCCCTCTGACTCCCTAACCCACCGCCCCTCCCCACTCTCCTAACCCTCTtcatctcctcctcctcctcccgATCAGCCACCAACTCCACCTTCTCAAAAACATACATCCTCGCCCTCCTATCCTCACCCTTCCACCCCGTCTCCATTGCCCCCAACGTCCTCACATGCGCATAACCAGGATATTGCGAAGCG from Pyrenophora tritici-repentis strain M4 chromosome 1, whole genome shotgun sequence encodes the following:
- a CDS encoding HPP family protein is translated as MGIFGFSGAREWNFDLDRYINRVVPASQLPKLPTLVARFLGYRKEAQQQDVGNVLGAFWSLVGAFCGLAVVAAVFNNTESIQWHRPPALIASFGASAILEYNSIRSPLGQPRNALLGHTFSALIGIGISKLFQHHSDYDSVKWVAGAIACGCASAFMLLTNTVHPPGGASAVLAVTEPVITAMGWYFVGLVMWGTTLMLAVGLIVNNIQRQFPMYWWTPLDVRKAKLQDEEVVPDAGGSVERKKDSEEQDYDREGQRIIINGAEVILPNDLSLNAEETKVLQRLRERLRKRVDMEGRETCLEKEDGSERSSAEFTIVSSNVGSSRSGI
- a CDS encoding HepA, Superfamily II DNA-RNA helicase, SNF2 family, whose protein sequence is MPPRRSNRKSTVSVVNDVAPAPSPSRAATLVDSTTTDSRHRQQRTRSTRSFVPNSSDQEEESHDIEEPEEQTHVRRVLKEVSIPVMKSKKAPQAGGRLARLNAQQAEQESSTDSPSLENSDAETPGTSIATTPAASVSRGKRSTRKGKKAPTPSQSTSSGLKRSRNAVPDSESEDIALDMDAEIALQMQLEDEMDVVSHKRRKIKDEEDIDMLSEDEPLIKSTRKRVPSYTGKGKGKAKAEDLHGEADSLLDELSSPPPYKGKGKGKAEEVSSKRRRSVRSSAKKVGKFTEDDMLDDDESDGGEFHLESDDESVNDVDSAPPTDCEDSDLPLAMSSRLKKLVAENPTKVARKKKLTAKDKTEANRRRARFAHIADKWERKRAMNRERAEQQHPKLITMWDDLQKIPVLEVQKAEQPKSINRRLKPFQLEGLSWMIRQEQTHYKGGLLGDEMGMGKTIQAVSLIMSDYPAKQPTLVCVPPVALMQWSNEIREYTDNKLKVLVYHGTNAKCKKMTVKELKSYDVIMVSYNSLESLHRKETKGWSRGEDIIKEASPLHAIHYHRLILDEAHSIKSRNTGVAKACFALTSNYKWCLSGTPVQNRIGEFFSLLRFLEVRPFADYFCRSCDCEKLHWATDDDHMCVACNHGASEHISVFNQELLNPITGDDVQLREEALTKLHLITARIMLRRMKRDHTSSMELPMKDIIIHNEFFSEVERDFSTSIMSNSARKFDTYVAQGVMLNNYANIFGLIMQMRQVANHPDLLLKKNAVEGAGNVYVCNICDEPAEDAVRSHCRHEFCRACIKDLMDTCEASGTEADCPRCHIALSIDFEQPELEQDEDSVKKTSIINRIKMENWTSSTKIEMLVYDLYKLRSKKQTLKSIVFSQFTSMLQLIEWRLRRAGFNTVMLDGSMTPAQRQKSIDHFMTNPDVEVFLVSLKAGGVALNLTEASRVFIVDPWWNPAAEWQSADRCHRIGQRRPCVITRLCVEDSVESRMVALQEKKAAMIAGTINNDKVAMDRLSPEDLQFLFRGT
- a CDS encoding Uup, ATPase component ABC transporter with duplicated ATPase domain protein; the protein is MVSASKAARQAKRAADGDAKPKKTATSKLSSKANSKNASKANSENGDEAEDLELNEEVKKLTMQEDKHGLSDRVTTGVLASLEQSRDVKIISASLVFHGKVLFNDSTLEINYGRRYGLLGENGCGKTTLLKAIDKREFPFPEHIDIYLLNQGAPKTELGALEWVVREAENELARLEKLAEEILEKDGPESPLLDDIYERQEDMDPSTFHTRASLILTGLGFNKVTINKKTKDMSGGWRMRVALAKALFVKPALLLLDDPTAHLDLEACVWLEEYMKKWERTLVLVSHSMDFLNGVCTNMIDMRQKKLLYYGGNYDTYHKTRTEQEVNQTKAYEKQQDEIKHIKKFIASAGTYANLVRQAKSRQKILDKMEADGLIEPVQVDRVFTFRFADVEKLPPPVLSLDDVTFSYSGDPKDNLYENLDFGVDMDSRTALVGPNGVGKSTLLNIFTGKLSPTSGVVSRHTHLKLGVYSQHSAEQLDLTKSALDFVRDKFHHISQDLQYWRQQLGRYGMTGEAQTSKMATLSDGQKSRIVFALLAIEGPNMLLLDEPTNGLDIPTIDSLADAINAFSGGVVVVSHDFRLLDKIAKDIMVCEHKTVRRWDGSIGEYKNHLRKKMASTGAL
- a CDS encoding CLTH multi-domain protein; the protein is MYLTKSGGDFALMGRAAGLLAYKPCDGVEPYHTLYSPTRWSHLADLFLQTHHTLYSLPPRPLLHIALSAGLSALKTPACHSAYTPSSASPDSAATTTVCPICSTELNELARNVPYALHTKSIVEDAPVVLPNGRIYGEERLRVFNEKVGTERGWVRDPVGGLGGEVWRESEVRKVYVM